A DNA window from Mya arenaria isolate MELC-2E11 chromosome 17, ASM2691426v1 contains the following coding sequences:
- the LOC128224265 gene encoding uncharacterized protein LOC128224265: MASNFCTLSLGQLKTELRRRNAKLTGRKKELIERLEAYDRNQNFNREEDLLPEFNMSLPKTSGYRDVNSDAKMAPITMEKAIEYMNQYRVEFDAKVKDLYDDKFLLYMRLFSAPSLDFVRGACKAEMRKKVNYVVDISLHKNGYIHEAQCECGAGEGPFGHCKHIRTMIYACCKFVKDGEFKVETTCTEKLQSFHKAKKHTGSPLKARDLNLGGADICDIKDFDPRPQKFRKVDGYQDYFHNICMNFRGISKTPIFQTFSPANIRAISNDHDYFEVSHEDNFLEQCKITKLSDKDRDDIEMYTRGQNKNDRWFEEREKRIQSSNFHRVCTATERTDLHDLAKSFVRGKGLKPTEAMRHGIQYEKDAIHQYESKNNVKVKPCGIFVSKNLPFLGASPDGIVDENLLIEVKCPFSAKHKKISPVTVPYLKETNGNMTLSTKHPYYFQIQGQLFCAERQFCDLVIYTLSDILFTRIHRNENFIAHMICKLDQFNTSHFRAAILEKYFYKT; encoded by the exons ATGGCTTCAAATTTTTGCACCTTATCATTAGGCCAGCTTAAAACGGAGCTAAGGCGACGCAATGCAAAGTTGACTGGACGGAAGAAGGAATTAATCGAAAG ACTGGAGGCATATGACAGAAACCAGAATTTCAACAGGGAAGAAGATCTTCTACCAGAATTCAACATGAGCCTGCCCAAGACTAGTGGATACAGAGATGTAAATTCAGATGCTAAAATGGCACCAATAACAATGGAGAAGGCCATCGAATACATGAACCAGTACCGGGTGGAGTTTGATGCGAAGGTAAAAGACCTGTACGACGACAAGTTTCTTCTATACATGCGACTGTTTTCGGCACCATCTCTGGACTTTGTTCGTGGGGCATGTAAAGCAGAAATGAGGAAGAAGGTTAATTATGTTGTAGACATTTCTTTACACAAGAATGGATATATTCATGAAGCACAGTGTGAATGTGGTGCAGGAGAAGGTCCATTTGgacattgcaaacatattaGAACTATGATATATGCATGTTGTAAATTTGTTAAAGATGGAGAATTTAAAGTTGAGACAACATGCACAGAAAAATTGCAGTCATTTCACAAAGCAAAAAAGCATACTGGTTCCCCCCTTAAGGCTCGAGATTTAAACTTGGGCGGTGCAGATATTTGTGACATTAAAGATTTTGACCCTCGGCCACAAAAATTCCGTAAAGTTGATGGATATCAAGactattttcacaatatttgtatgaattttAGGGGTATATCAAAGACACCAATTTTTCAGACATTCAGCCCAGCCAATATTCGTGCAATTTCCAATGACCATGATTATTTTGAAGTATCTCATGAAGACAATTTCCTGGaacaatgtaaaataaccaAACTAAGTGACAAGGACAGGgatgatattgaaatgtataCTAGGGGACAAAACAAGAACGACCGATGGTTTGAAGAACGAGAGAAAAGAATTCAGTCATCTAATTTTCACCGTGTGTGTACCGCAACAGAAAGAACCGACTTACATGACTTGGCAAAGTCCTTTGTTCGGGGAAAAGGATTAAAACCTACAGAAGCAATGCGCCATGGAATTCAGTATGAAAAGGACGCCATCCATCAATATGAAagcaaaaataatgtcaaagtAAAACCATGTGggatatttgtatcaaaaaacCTTCCGTTTTTAGGTGCATCACCCGATGGCATTGTAGATGAAAACCTACTTATTGAAGTTAAGTGCCCCTTCAGTGCTAAACACAAAAAGATATCACCAGTCACTGTGCCATACTTGAAGGagacaaatggaaatatgactTTGAGTACTAAGCAtccatattattttcaaattcaggGTCAGCTGTTCTGTGCAGAAAGACAATTTTGTGACTTGGTAATATACACCTTGAGTGATATTTTGTTCACTAGAATTCATCGGAATGAGAACTTTATTGCACACATGATATGCAAGCTTGACCAGTTCAATACTTCACATTTCAGAGCCGCAATTCTTGAAAAGTACTTTTataaaacttaa
- the LOC128223234 gene encoding uncharacterized protein LOC128223234 gives MPETTCVVPFCSRKGRHKFPKDKARRDAWVHAIKRGKSKFEMWSPTKYSYICENHFTGDDYHSETYSGVERQKKALRKTAVPSVFSWTCQDTLQKKRARKDRCLSRDARKRKLFHDISNISEEPQPEFIAQKLEIVSDYLDVGAVEEVIPMDTETVSEVETDVQGIPSYVDAVVQTPKQPAFSIYNFEHDSAAVHFYTGLENYLKFMFVLSTLGPAAYHLNYIYHSVISVTVPDQFLIVLMKLRRHTTSFELSRMFSVAESVISNIFITWVLFMEKQWRELNIWPSQELVKHFAPSSFKRNYPNTRVIVDGTECPIKKPKNPTAQQATFSTYKNRNTVKVLIGTSPGGLVSYVSPSYGGSTSDRQIVERSSLAKMCDKKDSIMADKGFNVQDIFAPHDVFINIPTFFKKKNRMSNETVIRDRKIASKRVHVERIIGLAKTYKILTEPMIATETKLSSEIIFVCFMLCNFRNGIVPSYA, from the exons ATGCCTGAAACAACTTGTGTTGTACCATTTTGTTCACGAAAAGGACGTCATAAGTTTCCGAAGGACAAAGCCCGACGAGATGCATGGGTGCACGCAATTAAAAGGGGAAAATCGAAGTTCGAAATGTGGTCACCTACGAAGTACTCGTATATCTGTGAGAATCATTTCACGGGAGATGATTACCACTCTGAGACGTATTCTG gGGTCGAACGACAGAAAAAGGCTCTCCGAAAAACCGCCGTTCCAAGTGTGTTTTCTTGGACATGCCAAGACACATTGCAGAAGAAGAGGGCACGCAAGGACAGATGTCTCTCTCGAGATGCTAGAAAGAGGAAGCTATTCCACGACATTTCGAATATCAGTGAAGAGCCACAGCCAGAGTTTATTGCTCAGAAGTTAGAAATTGTTTCAGATTATTTGGATGTTGGGGCAGTTGAGGAAGTAATTCCAATGGACACTGAAACTGTATCTGAAGTTGAAACTGATGTGCAAGGGATACCTTCATATGTAGATGCTGTGGTTCAGACACCAAAACAACCagcattttctatttataactTTGAACATGATTCAGCAGCAGTTCATTTTTATACTGGacttgaaaattatttgaaatttatgtttgttttgagtACACTTGGACCAGCAGCATATCATCTGAACTATATATATCACTCTGTTATTAGTGTGACTGTGCCTGACcaatttttaattgtgttaatgaAACTTAGGCGACACACAACAAGCTTTGAACTGTCTAGAATGTTCAGTGTTGCTGAAAGTgtaatttcaaacatattcattacatgGGTTCTCTTCATGGAGAAACAGTGGAGGGAACTCAACATCTGGCCGAGCCAAGAACTTGTTAAGCACTTTGCTCCAAGCAGTTTCAAAAGAAACTACCCAAACACACGTGTTATAGTAGATGGAACAGAATGTCCAATTAAAAAACCTAAAAACCCAACCGCCCAGCAAGCCactttttcaacatataaaaaCAGGAACACTGTCAAAGTACTGATAGGAACTTCACCAGGGGGTTTGGTTTCATATGTGTCACCTTCATACGGAGGCTCAACAAGTGACAGGCAGATTGTGGAGCGTAGCTCATTAGCTAAGATGTGCGATAAAAAAGACAGTATTATGGCCGACAAAGGTTTTAATGTACAGGACATTTTTGCGCCGCATGATGTATTTATTAACATTCCAACattctttaagaaaaaaaatagaatgtcCAATGAAACTGTGATAAGAGATCGGAAAATTGCAAGTAAACGGGTGCATGTAGAGAGGATTATTGGACTGGCGAAAACATACAAGATACTGACAGAGCCAATGATAGCAACAGAAACCAAACTCTCATCTGAAAtaatttttgtgtgttttatgctGTGTAATTTTAGAAATGGCATTGTGCCCTCATATGCCTGA